The Proteiniborus ethanoligenes genome segment TTTCTTTTCTTCTATTAATTTTTCTTTAAGCTCTATTGCCTTATCCCAAGCTGATAGGATTTGGGCGATTTCTTGCTGTTCTGATTTATCTGGTAAGGCAAGCTTAATTTCACTTAATTCACCTAATCCTATTCTAAGTCTAGTTGTTCCAGTTCCCCTTTTTATTGCCTCTTTACGAAAATGACTGGAATTTATGTATTCCATTACATATTTTGTACTATAATTATTAGAATCAACTTTCAGTCTAATTCCATCAGAAGCCATCAAGTATCTTCTTTGCCCACTTGGCACAATACATGCCCTAGCTAACGGTTCAGCCATTTTGGCTATCAAGATTTCTTCGGGATATATATTGCAGCTGTGTAGTTCATCAGCCTTTTTATTTGATGTGTAAATTTTATAATTGTCTAGAAATATTCCATCACCTATATTTTGAAGCTGCAATATCCTCACACCATCATCTGTATAATGTTCTGTTTTTAAATCTGAGCCAAATGGTCCCCCAGTGAATGCATATCTATCCTGTGAATCCTTTACATCAATTAATCTCTTCACTTGCCACTCCTCAGGTATAATACCTATCTTTGTCTTTTTATACCCTTCTGGTACTTCTCCTTTATTTATCATTTCTATTCTCACTTTTATTTCAGTGTTCAAATTTTCACCACCTATTTTAGTTTTTCTGGCTCGAAATCCTTCGTGAGTAAGGCTTATACTGCCCACCTAAGTATGACAATTTTCTATTCCGTTTCCAGTTCCTTTTTCATCTTTTCCTTTTCAATTTGTTTTACACTTTTTTCAGGTGTGGGTAAATCCTCGGGCATAGTTCCTCCTAGTTCTTTTATAGTTTGTCTAACCTTTGCTCCTACTTCAAAATGTGTATTATTTGCATTATTTTTACCCTTAATGT includes the following:
- a CDS encoding restriction endonuclease subunit S, whose amino-acid sequence is MNTEIKVRIEMINKGEVPEGYKKTKIGIIPEEWQVKRLIDVKDSQDRYAFTGGPFGSDLKTEHYTDDGVRILQLQNIGDGIFLDNYKIYTSNKKADELHSCNIYPEEILIAKMAEPLARACIVPSGQRRYLMASDGIRLKVDSNNYSTKYVMEYINSSHFRKEAIKRGTGTTRLRIGLGELSEIKLALPDKSEQQEIAQILSAWDKAIELKEKLIEEKKEQKKGLMQKLLTGEVRLPGFDEEWEEARLGEVIELQGGYAFESSSYKEDGVPIIRISNIEKIVNLNKDVVYYDPIEIDDKFLVKRGDLLIAMSGATTGKTGVYRNYNIAYLNQRVGKFIAIREELYYQYLYHIVENKEFQNQLNKRLVAGAQPNISSADVESLIFKMPSLKEQKAIAQILSTADKEIDLLIQELDLLKLQKKGLMQLLLTGVVRVKC